In Haematobia irritans isolate KBUSLIRL chromosome 1, ASM5000362v1, whole genome shotgun sequence, a genomic segment contains:
- the LOC142225822 gene encoding uncharacterized protein LOC142225822 isoform X2 has protein sequence MINFNLVQKFRPDGYGGVAIALRKYIKFSRIVFETEFDIIIVKTSNLHTNFTIASVYFPPSMPLYILAGEVGRLCNFLDRHENVILMGDFNARNTVWGDNISNRKGKELETIFSYSRLKCINSNNITFRRNDESDGSVLDLTFISTCLEGTWTVSDCYLGGSRHFPITVVIDSRKKSKMKFLSKNKLLMSLSKLELEPDLDSIQKSMKDEVEYASYVVPDGRSPKFWWSEELKVGFRRQWAAAKKARLFPSYNNLEDARKATEHWKNMVAEAKKKCYLAKLDEINKSPNTKNAWKFINNIRGRNNPTRSIWNDENNAVYLEHLKNQVTGLDTAYCNWIINFLSHRILKLSNSEVSVYNGLPQGSCLSPLLFNLYTASLHTLEDGNTTIFQYADDFIIMSYHRDFAEARSNLIDKVREFMDTCRNLNLSFNPSKSNTMYFAKNGFKNIDMVIDGTRVEQTKKLRFLGRIVTNSLSIKDHYDSISKETQNRVNMLKCLTSIRGGLHPNVALNVYKSIVRSKIEYVRTTAADAPKSINKRVERLQTDMLRRSLGVARSSPTHIVYALAHELPPEFRAVYLTAKELIKVQSRDKVLYDLVSDNPKVNSSYSYVYYEFPQIFDSIEHISNSLTSRKVTVRLNLLPNGKNNYPIDILKSIYLSEIDGYKNFNFTIFATDASVSTNSIGCGIVNVSTNQRFLFRIGFAASSTFGELWALVKALEIAIEHEDDKCVLFTDSLAACKIIASENTNNYIAATFHQKLQDSNINKCHIVWIPGHRGLNINELADETAKLAAECGAPLNPKLTPEEGLNKIRTALWNNWNLEFKKISLCKSIKASKLFEDVRIKPWFSKYMFNPQETKIINRLHTARTYDKPFLLKIGAISSDVCNECLDAESTHHTIFDCTKFDALRLKYNLTNRFTDVYDILATKDIDLYKSLVNFIIETNVSI, from the exons atgattAATTTCAATCTTGTTCAGAAATTCAGACCTGATGGCTATGGGGGTGTAGCCATTGCTCTgaggaaatatataaaattttccagaatcgTATTTGAAACTGAATTTGACATAATAATTGTCAAAACCAGTAATCttcatacaaattttacaattgCGTCGGTTTACTTCCCTCCGTCTATGCCATTGTATATTCTGGCTGGTGAAGTAGGAAGACTATGCAATTTTTTAGATAGACATGAGAATGTTATTCTGATGGGAGACTTCAATGCTCGTAACACTGTTTGGGGAGATAATATCTCCAATAGAAAAGGGAAAGAACTGGAAACCATTTTTAGCTACTCTAGATTAAAATGCATCAATTCCAATAACATCACTTTCAGAAGGAATGACGAGTCTGATGGTTCGGTGCTCGATCTCACTTTCATTAGTACATGTTTGGAGGGAACATGGACTGTGAGCGACTGTTATCTTGGTGGCAGCAGACACTTTCCCATTACGGTTGTCATAGATTCAAGGAAAAAATCAAAGATGAAATTTCTATCCAAAAATAAACTTCTGATGTCGCTTTCGAAGTTGGAGCTTGAGCCGGATTTGGATAGTATACAAAAGTCTATGAAAGATGAAGTTGAGTATGCCTCATATGTTGTTCCAGATGGACGTAGCCCAAAGTTTTGGTGGAGTGAGGAACTCAAGGTTGGGTTTCGCAGGCAGTGGGCGGCTGCTAAGAAAGCCAGGCTTTTTCCCTCGTATAACAATCTTGAAGATGCTAGAAAAGCGACTGAGCACTGGAAGAATATGGTGGCTGAGGCCAAGAAAAAGTGTTATCTTGCCAAACTAGATGAAATCAACAAGTCTCCCAACACTAAAAATGCCTGGAAGTTTATTAATAACATCCGTGGAAGAAATAATCCTACTAGATCTATTTGGAATGATGAAAATAATGCTGTATACTTGGAGCACCTTAAAAATCAAGTTACTG GTTTGGATACTGCGTACTGTAACTGGATCATTAATTTTCTCTCTCACAGAATACTGAAGTTGAGTAATTCGGAGGTGTCTGTGTACAATGGGTTGCCACAAGGTAGTTGTCTGTCGCCACTGCTGTTTAACTTATACACTGCCAGTCTTCATACCCTTGAGGATGGCAATACAACTATTTTTCAATATGCAGATGACTTCATCATAATGTCGTATCACCGTGATTTTGCTGAGGCTAGATCGAACCTTATTGACAAGGTAAGAGAATTCATGGACACCTGTAGAAATCTTAATTTATCCTTTAATCCATCCAAATCGAACACAAtgtattttgctaaaaatggttttaaaaatattgatatggTTATCGATGGTACTAGAGTTGAGCAGAcgaaaaaactgcgatttctaggcAGAATTGTCACGAATTCCTTGTCGATAAAGGACCATTATGATTCTATTTCAAAGGAGACGCAGAATCGTGTAAACATGCTTAAGTGCCTCACTTCTATTCGAGGGGGTTTGCATCCCAATGTTGCGTTGAATGTGTATAAAAGCATTGTTAGATCAAAGATAGAATATGTGAGAACCACAGCGGCAGATGCCCCGAAGAGTATTAATAAAAGAGTGGAAAGATTACAGACTGACATGTTAAGGAGAAGTCTAGGTGTTGCCAGATCTTCCCCCACACATATTGTTTATGCATTGGCTCATGAACTCCCCCCAGAGTTTAGAGCAGTGTACCTGACAGCGAAAGAACTCATTAAGGTGCAATCCAGAGATAAGGTGCTGTATGATCTAGTGTCTGATAATCCAAAAGTCAACTCCAGCTACAGTTACGTATATTAtgaatttcctcaaatttttgATAGTATTGAGCACATTTCTAACTCCTTGACATCTAGAAAAGTTACTGTCAGACTCAACCTATTGCCTAATGGGAAGAATAACTATCCCATAGATATATTAAAGTCCATCTACCTCAGCGAAATTGatggctataaaaattttaattttactatttttgctacTGATGCTTCTGTTTCTACTAACTCTATTGGCTGTGGTATTGTCAATGTATCCACAAATCAACGATTTCTTTTCAGAATTGGTTTTGCTGCCTCATCCACTTTTGGGGAACTATGGGCATTAGTCAAGGCTCTGGAGATTGCCATTGAACATGAAGATGACAAGTGTGTACTGTTCACGGATAGCCTTGCTGCATGCAAGATTATTGCCAGTGAAAACACCAACAACTACATTGCCGCTACATTTCATCAAAAACTTCAAGATTCTAACATCAATAAATGCCATATTGTCTGGATTCCTGGTCATAGAGGACTGAACATAAATGAGTTAGCAGATGAAACAGCCAAACTTGCTGCAGAGTGTGGGGCACCCCTTAACCCTAAACTCACTCCTGAAGAAGGCCTAAACAAAATCCGAACAGCTCTATGGAATAATTGGAATTtagaattcaagaaaatttctctCTGCAAAAGCATCAAAGCCAGCAAATTATTTGAAGATGTTAGAATAAAGCCGTGGTTTTCGAAGTATATGTTCAACCCCCAAGAAACCAAAATCATCAATCGATTGCACACAGCCCGTACGTATGACAAaccttttcttttaaaaattggagcTATCAGCTCAGATGTCTGCAACGAATGTTTGGATGCGGAATCAACAcatcatacaatttttgattgTACAAAATTCGATGCTCTAAgactgaaatacaatttaactaATCGTTTTACTGATGTTTATGACATCCTGGCTACAAAGGACATAGATTTATATAAATCTCTcgttaattttattattgaaacTAACGTTTCAATTTAA
- the LOC142225822 gene encoding uncharacterized protein LOC142225822 isoform X1, with protein MKFLSKNKLLMSLSKLELEPDLDSIQKSMKDEVEYASYVVPDGRSPKFWWSEELKVGFRRQWAAAKKARLFPSYNNLEDARKATEHWKNMVAEAKKKCYLAKLDEINKSPNTKNAWKFINNIRGRNNPTRSIWNDENNAVYLEHLKNQVTGENVIIDFPLVNHFIEPFDFEEFILCLSGKRSQSAGGHDGITYNMIKSLSGISKRALLTAMNNAFLTNTIRDDWRIIKIVPIPKPKKNHNDPKNFRPISLISVFLKCINLMVKERISVHFDSVDIIPRRSFAYKKNSSTSTCINELLHRVALLKANNFKVVILSLDICDAYNCVKIDMLQRKLILSGLDTAYCNWIINFLSHRILKLSNSEVSVYNGLPQGSCLSPLLFNLYTASLHTLEDGNTTIFQYADDFIIMSYHRDFAEARSNLIDKVREFMDTCRNLNLSFNPSKSNTMYFAKNGFKNIDMVIDGTRVEQTKKLRFLGRIVTNSLSIKDHYDSISKETQNRVNMLKCLTSIRGGLHPNVALNVYKSIVRSKIEYVRTTAADAPKSINKRVERLQTDMLRRSLGVARSSPTHIVYALAHELPPEFRAVYLTAKELIKVQSRDKVLYDLVSDNPKVNSSYSYVYYEFPQIFDSIEHISNSLTSRKVTVRLNLLPNGKNNYPIDILKSIYLSEIDGYKNFNFTIFATDASVSTNSIGCGIVNVSTNQRFLFRIGFAASSTFGELWALVKALEIAIEHEDDKCVLFTDSLAACKIIASENTNNYIAATFHQKLQDSNINKCHIVWIPGHRGLNINELADETAKLAAECGAPLNPKLTPEEGLNKIRTALWNNWNLEFKKISLCKSIKASKLFEDVRIKPWFSKYMFNPQETKIINRLHTARTYDKPFLLKIGAISSDVCNECLDAESTHHTIFDCTKFDALRLKYNLTNRFTDVYDILATKDIDLYKSLVNFIIETNVSI; from the coding sequence ATGAAATTTCTATCCAAAAATAAACTTCTGATGTCGCTTTCGAAGTTGGAGCTTGAGCCGGATTTGGATAGTATACAAAAGTCTATGAAAGATGAAGTTGAGTATGCCTCATATGTTGTTCCAGATGGACGTAGCCCAAAGTTTTGGTGGAGTGAGGAACTCAAGGTTGGGTTTCGCAGGCAGTGGGCGGCTGCTAAGAAAGCCAGGCTTTTTCCCTCGTATAACAATCTTGAAGATGCTAGAAAAGCGACTGAGCACTGGAAGAATATGGTGGCTGAGGCCAAGAAAAAGTGTTATCTTGCCAAACTAGATGAAATCAACAAGTCTCCCAACACTAAAAATGCCTGGAAGTTTATTAATAACATCCGTGGAAGAAATAATCCTACTAGATCTATTTGGAATGATGAAAATAATGCTGTATACTTGGAGCACCTTAAAAATCAAGTTACTGGTGAGAATGTGATTATTGATTTTCCTTTGGTTAATCACTTCATTGAACCATTTGATTTTGAAGAGTTTATTTTGTGTCTATCTGGAAAAAGGTCTCAGTCGGCTGGAGGACATGATGGAATAACGTATAATATGATTAAATCTCTCTCGGGCATTTCCAAACGCGCTTTGTTAACAGCTATGAACAATGCTTTTTTGACTAACACCATTCGAGATGATTGgagaattataaaaattgtgcCTATACCAAAACCGAAAAAGAATCATAATGACCCTAAAAACTTTCGGCCAATATCATTGATATCGGTGTTTCTaaaatgtattaatttaatGGTGAAAGAAAGAATCTCAGTACACTTTGACAGTGTGGATATTATACCCAGAAGATCATTTGCATACAAAAAGAATTCTTCCACAAGTACATGTATTAATGAACTCTTGCATAGAGTTGCCTTGCTTAAGGCCAACAACTTCAAGGTTGTTATTCTGTCTCTTGATATATGTGATGCTtataattgtgtcaagattgatATGCTACAGAGAAAACTCATCCTTTCAGGTTTGGATACTGCGTACTGTAACTGGATCATTAATTTTCTCTCTCACAGAATACTGAAGTTGAGTAATTCGGAGGTGTCTGTGTACAATGGGTTGCCACAAGGTAGTTGTCTGTCGCCACTGCTGTTTAACTTATACACTGCCAGTCTTCATACCCTTGAGGATGGCAATACAACTATTTTTCAATATGCAGATGACTTCATCATAATGTCGTATCACCGTGATTTTGCTGAGGCTAGATCGAACCTTATTGACAAGGTAAGAGAATTCATGGACACCTGTAGAAATCTTAATTTATCCTTTAATCCATCCAAATCGAACACAAtgtattttgctaaaaatggttttaaaaatattgatatggTTATCGATGGTACTAGAGTTGAGCAGAcgaaaaaactgcgatttctaggcAGAATTGTCACGAATTCCTTGTCGATAAAGGACCATTATGATTCTATTTCAAAGGAGACGCAGAATCGTGTAAACATGCTTAAGTGCCTCACTTCTATTCGAGGGGGTTTGCATCCCAATGTTGCGTTGAATGTGTATAAAAGCATTGTTAGATCAAAGATAGAATATGTGAGAACCACAGCGGCAGATGCCCCGAAGAGTATTAATAAAAGAGTGGAAAGATTACAGACTGACATGTTAAGGAGAAGTCTAGGTGTTGCCAGATCTTCCCCCACACATATTGTTTATGCATTGGCTCATGAACTCCCCCCAGAGTTTAGAGCAGTGTACCTGACAGCGAAAGAACTCATTAAGGTGCAATCCAGAGATAAGGTGCTGTATGATCTAGTGTCTGATAATCCAAAAGTCAACTCCAGCTACAGTTACGTATATTAtgaatttcctcaaatttttgATAGTATTGAGCACATTTCTAACTCCTTGACATCTAGAAAAGTTACTGTCAGACTCAACCTATTGCCTAATGGGAAGAATAACTATCCCATAGATATATTAAAGTCCATCTACCTCAGCGAAATTGatggctataaaaattttaattttactatttttgctacTGATGCTTCTGTTTCTACTAACTCTATTGGCTGTGGTATTGTCAATGTATCCACAAATCAACGATTTCTTTTCAGAATTGGTTTTGCTGCCTCATCCACTTTTGGGGAACTATGGGCATTAGTCAAGGCTCTGGAGATTGCCATTGAACATGAAGATGACAAGTGTGTACTGTTCACGGATAGCCTTGCTGCATGCAAGATTATTGCCAGTGAAAACACCAACAACTACATTGCCGCTACATTTCATCAAAAACTTCAAGATTCTAACATCAATAAATGCCATATTGTCTGGATTCCTGGTCATAGAGGACTGAACATAAATGAGTTAGCAGATGAAACAGCCAAACTTGCTGCAGAGTGTGGGGCACCCCTTAACCCTAAACTCACTCCTGAAGAAGGCCTAAACAAAATCCGAACAGCTCTATGGAATAATTGGAATTtagaattcaagaaaatttctctCTGCAAAAGCATCAAAGCCAGCAAATTATTTGAAGATGTTAGAATAAAGCCGTGGTTTTCGAAGTATATGTTCAACCCCCAAGAAACCAAAATCATCAATCGATTGCACACAGCCCGTACGTATGACAAaccttttcttttaaaaattggagcTATCAGCTCAGATGTCTGCAACGAATGTTTGGATGCGGAATCAACAcatcatacaatttttgattgTACAAAATTCGATGCTCTAAgactgaaatacaatttaactaATCGTTTTACTGATGTTTATGACATCCTGGCTACAAAGGACATAGATTTATATAAATCTCTcgttaattttattattgaaacTAACGTTTCAATTTAA